DNA sequence from the Parachlamydia acanthamoebae genome:
CCTTGAGTTTATCTATGATCATCACTCAGAACTTGAAAAATGGCAGCAGTATTACCAAGAGCGCTCTCGCATTCGCATTATCGAATGGCTGCGCAGTCATAACTTTCACTTCGTTTTTGAAGAAGATCTTGATTTAGCCAAAAATATGATTGAAAAATTGAAACGCAATCTTTTTCAACCAAAAGTCAGCAACGACATTGCTTCGGCACGTAAAGTCCTCACGGCTAAAGCAAAGACTTATTACTCCAGCGAAGCACTTAATCCACGACCAAAACGGGGTCGCCCTCCTAAACAAGCGGTAAAACAAGAAATTGAACCGCAAATGACGACTGATATCTATATCACAGTACCTTCACCGATTCTTCCACTCCTGTTCACTCCAGATATTTCGAGTGCATTTGATGTAACCTTCTCTTCTAAATTTGAAAGTGGAGAAGAATTAATGGCACATCGCCGCTCTCACTTGCTAGGTGATGTTGATCTCAACGTGACTGACCTATCCAGTAAATTGGAAACGCTTCGACATCTTTCCAATCGATGGGTGGAAGGAGAAGTTGAAAAAACCAAACCCGTTGTGCAAGAGAACTGGGATGACGATGACGAAGATGATGAAGATGACGACTGGGATGTAGACGATTCTCCAAAAGCTTCTAAGGGTAAGAAAAAAGAATCTACAGCAAAAGCCGCAAAAGAACCAAAAGCAAAGCGCCTAACGAAAAGTAAAGCTCCTGCAAAAGCAAAACCTGCTGCTAAAACGAAAAAAGCTGCGGAAAAAGCCCCTGCAAAACCTAAAAAAGCTTTATTACGCCGCACAACACCTGGAGCTAAGCAAAAAACAAAAAAATAAGCTTTGAGATTCTATCCACATGCTTCGTCACAAAAAAAATGGAATCGAATGGCTAGAATTTGAGTTATTAGCTGACTGCAAAGGCCTCCAACATGGCACTATTTTACGCCAAGGAGGCTTTAGCAGTGGCTCGTTTTCAAGTTTAAATCTGGGTTTATATAGTACCCAAGACGAACACTTAGCAATTGCCCAAAATCTTGAGAAGGTGCAGTCCACACATCAACTCCCCTCTATTCACGTGGCTAAACAATGCCATGGAGATCATATCTGGCATATTAAAGATGCGAACGCTTCCCCACAAGAAGCTGATATGCTAGTCACAAATCTCTCAGAACAGGCATTGTTTGTCATGCATGCAGATTGTCAAGCTGTTATCATGTTTGACCCTATCACGCAAGCTCTTGCCAACGTGCATGTGGGCTGGAGAGGCAATGTTCAAAACATTCTTCAAAAAACCACTCGGTATCTGCAAACAACTTTTGGAACAAAACCTGAAAACCTCTTAGTAGGCATTTCACCCAGTCTCGGTCCAGAAAATGCGGAGTTTAAGCATTTTCAAACAGAACTCCCTTCCCACTTCTGGGATTTCCAAATTCGCCCTCTCTATTTTGATTTATGGTCCATCAGTCAAATGCAGCTAAAAGCATGTGGCGTTTTGCCTCATCACATTGAAATTGCAAAAATGAATACCTATTCCCTTTCTTTAGATTTTTTTTCTTACCGCCGCGATGGTATAACAGGAAGAAACGGAACCTTTGCAATGCTTGCTAAAAAAAT
Encoded proteins:
- a CDS encoding UPF0158 family protein; translated protein: MSNTKVKLQAQNPLILRSHRLMEAFAKSDDERDFYLDRQEGFIIYVDLDKPQEDLDAFEEELKNNPERYCLIPKLTFYETKKIMEGFVNEKVYDIDTKEKLLDIIQSKEAREHFLEFIYDHHSELEKWQQYYQERSRIRIIEWLRSHNFHFVFEEDLDLAKNMIEKLKRNLFQPKVSNDIASARKVLTAKAKTYYSSEALNPRPKRGRPPKQAVKQEIEPQMTTDIYITVPSPILPLLFTPDISSAFDVTFSSKFESGEELMAHRRSHLLGDVDLNVTDLSSKLETLRHLSNRWVEGEVEKTKPVVQENWDDDDEDDEDDDWDVDDSPKASKGKKKESTAKAAKEPKAKRLTKSKAPAKAKPAAKTKKAAEKAPAKPKKALLRRTTPGAKQKTKK
- a CDS encoding polyphenol oxidase family protein yields the protein MLRHKKNGIEWLEFELLADCKGLQHGTILRQGGFSSGSFSSLNLGLYSTQDEHLAIAQNLEKVQSTHQLPSIHVAKQCHGDHIWHIKDANASPQEADMLVTNLSEQALFVMHADCQAVIMFDPITQALANVHVGWRGNVQNILQKTTRYLQTTFGTKPENLLVGISPSLGPENAEFKHFQTELPSHFWDFQIRPLYFDLWSISQMQLKACGVLPHHIEIAKMNTYSLSLDFFSYRRDGITGRNGTFAMLAKKI